Below is a window of Solanum stenotomum isolate F172 chromosome 7, ASM1918654v1, whole genome shotgun sequence DNA.
CTTTCTTATAAATTGGTTGAAGTATAGTTAACTCTCCCTTCAaactttttctataaattggtgaaattataattttcagtCGGTAACTCTCCCTTCAAAttgtttcaaaagtctttcctCTATAAGGtaagttttgatttattttatttcaattttaataattaatttttaacttttataacgTATTGTGAACATATTCGTCTTTAAATAATTATAGTAACATTAAcacttatttttatattttgcatATAGATATGCATCCATCAAATATGTACGTACATCCTGGTCCAGTAGAGTATGATGTattaaaattcaagttcatcaTCATTCTAAAGGAATTTGGAACGGTAGCTTAAGAAAAGAGAATTCTTGCTTATATACGTGTCGCGGTGATGTTGAATCTTGAATGTTGGcaacatataaaaaatcatCCAATACATCCTCGCATTCGTCAGTATTTTGAAAATTGTAGGTTTAAAGGAATTCTTGATGTAGGATGTGTGTCGTATGACTCCGGATTAATTTCTGCTTTAATTGAAAGGTGGCGCTCAGAATGCATACCTTTCACATGCGAACTGGCGAGACTACCATAATTTACAATATGTAGAAATTTTGTTCGGAATGGTAATATATGGTAGTCATATAGTTTTAAATGGCGCTGATACTTTAGGAGTCTTGGGTAgataaaaaatgatgtttgaATTAACGGGATAGTTACTAGATAATGATTGTTTTTCTGGTGTTAGTAGATTGTTAACATATAAAttaatgggaaaatgcataagtacctccCCAGCCTATGctcgaaatcccagagacacacctaacctttactaaggtcctattacccccccgaacttaacttatctataatattttaccccttttcggcctacgtgacactatccttgaaaaaaatgtcaacatgcgttgggcccacaagatagtgtcacataggccaaaaaggggtagaatattacatataaaataagttcgagggggtaataggaccttagtaaatgttaggtgtgtctctgggatttcgggtataggttgggggggtacttatgcattttccctaaattaaTTGAGCATATTGAGGATTTAGATGATATTACTGATCATTCAATTGAGCATGAGGTGCAACAAAAGTTTAGattatatttattatgattatgtgGTGGGTCAATATAATCCTAATGTAACTTTTTGACCATGAGACCAGGGCCGGCTCTATGCTTGCAAAAATAAGGCCtttgccttaggcccccaaatttcgggggccccaaatttttgtgaagaataaattatgtgttaaaatttttatagaaaaattaattatttatgataaaaagtataattttttttaaaataaattattttatccactttaacatcttttgtactttgttaaaaataagaattaacagtgaaaagtgttgaacaaagtgaattacgaattcttttttatttctttttaaattttagtttcaagcattactctaagcatattaaaatgagatataccaagtcatcaattttttgagtcaaattctatgattctaaacttctaactcttatctttatttaatatttatcaacttattacttatatcattatgttaacaatgaatataataattgtctcacttaaaggatgtttttcaatgttgtgttgataaaatcttacctaaaactagtaactcaaaaaacaatattaagtactaataattttcatcttaatagtgtaatttttttttttgaataaatacgtatatgaagtgtatttatattttaggccacgaattgaaatttcgctttaggcccccaattacgttgagccgcccctgcaTGAGactataagaaaatataaaaagatgaCTTTAGTCTAAAGTAATCTTGTGAATTGTCTTTTTATATTGTCCAATTCTCAATGTCTAATTATTGCTTCTTTAATTTCTAGTACCAATAATACTCCAATTCTCAATTCCTCCAAGCACTACTCATacacaattttttgaaatatatattttttgtaaaaaaatttgattggtcaatttttttctttagaaaaatgagtttttaatttataaaaataaggaaatgaCTTTTCAAATGAAAGCAGGAGAAACAAGTTCCATAAGTGAAActcccttaaactatgtgaaatgaacaaaaatgtcaTCCGTTTATAATTTGGTCCAAAAATACTCTTGCCTCATTACTTTCGTCCATAAACgcccttattgttatttaatgggccaaaaatgcccttcaaactaaatatattatttattttcttcttaacacatattttttctaataatatattttaaaattagtgaATGTTTATctacttcaaatttttttttaaaaaaattcttattttattataattattttttatcgttatataaatgaaaattaaagatGGATATACTATGATGTTATATATGTGACGAAAATTGATGGCAAAGACATTTTTTAGCCAAACTataaataaagaatatttttattcatttcacatagtttaagaatatttttgaccctttttcgaaaaatatattcttaaaaGGCAAAGGAACATAGGAACCCCACCTAGTGAGACATTATTAGTAACCTTATCTTTAACACCTTTACAACTCTCaacttgaaaagaaaaattccTTTGATTTTCCTTCATTCTTAGTGATGTAAATTGTTTCTCTTGAGAAGTTGAAaggaaggatttttttttaactacttTGGCTTGATTAGTGAGAATggaaagaggaaaagaaaatgaagggcAAACAAAATGGGAAGATAACGAATCATTGGTATGTTGTTTATAATATTTGTTGCTTTGTGTAACTTAGATGGTGAATATAATCTTTATAACCTATAAGAATCGATGATTTAATCTTTCTGATATAAGTTAAACTCTATGTACTAAATCATCTGCTGCTATAGTTGATAAATGTAAGGGCTTAAGAACTAGGAAAGTAAGAGCTTTTGTTTAGAGAGATAGCGCGTAAACTATGACAGAGCTTAGTGCACCAGACTGTCATTTTTTGGTTTAAGATTTGAGGTGTAACAGGACAAACATTTGGCTTCTCTATTAGGCTATTCTGGAGAAAGTCCTCTGCCTTGACAGTTGCTTTGTTGTAAAATTTAGTCGTTCCCTTTTTCTATCTAAATTATCACCATCTATGTATTAACATAATTTGAAACAACATTTGCTCCTTTGGCAGGTGTCATCCGTTGTACTTCGCGAGGACATTGTCAATCTTCTAGATTTCATAGAGAGGTTAAATAGTTGGTGTGTTCGAATTTCTCTTGACTTGTATCAAATTGAAGAGTTGACATTGGAGCTGACGTTTGTGTCTGCATTTTGTCATCTTTATTACTCTTTCTTTTTGGAAAGCTGTAATGATGAAATGTCGTGCATATCAAATAAGATTCATGATTTGGTTCAGTCACTGTTTCATCCAAGTAGAAAAGACATGCTGGTTAATATAAAGAATTATGACCTTTTGGAGAATATCAAAAGTTATATTAGCTCACATAGCTATGCTGAACCAAGTCGTGTAACCATGACCGAGGATCGTTTGGTTGAACTTTTAGATGCCATCCTTGTGTATCTCCAATATATACTCAAGTGTTGTTCTGAATTTATTTTCCCATCAATGACTCAATGTGAGCTTCTTCAGAATGTATTTGGCAATTTAAGAGATTTCCATAGGTTGAAAGTAAATGGTTGCGTTGAGTATGAAACAATCGAATATGTCTTACCTCATCTTCAACTTATGGCTCTGAGAGTAGTAAACTTCTGTTTTACTCTTTTGAATTGTCAACTGGACAAATTCAATGAATCGGATTTCTCTCTTGTTCACTCCAAGCTAGCTAATCTACTTGTAGAGGTTATTCCTGTTGAACTGGAGGTTATGCACATATGTTGTACAAATTTGAAAGGTTCAAAGTCGGAAGAAGTTGAACGTTTCATCAAGCAGCTCGTAGAAGCCTCTCCGGACATTCTTGGAGTATCTCTGATTCATCTACAAGAGCACATGGTTAATGCTGGTACTCCTAGCGCTTCTACGTGTAACATTCATGTCATGATAGAGTTCCTATTGATTATTCTTACTGATGTGCTCAAGGACGTTATTCGTCATGACAAATTGTTTGTTCTCTTGGCACGTGTTATAGAACTTACCAAGGAGGTATTCGTTCTTGTTCGCAACATAGAGGAGAATATGAATGAAGTAAGTGATGCAAACCTAAACTTGATGGAAAATattgaactcatcaagaaaGATCTCAAGAATGATTTCTTAAAAGCCAGTGCAGACTCGTCTCAGCTCTGCTTCCCCATGAGTGATGGACCGCTCTTCATGACTCTTCTACTCACAAACTTGAATGACTTGGCCAACTCCAATGCTTCCTCAGttgcttttataaaaaaagaaattaagcaGCTGAAAGAAGACCTGGAAATCATAAGATCATTCTTCGGGTATGTTGAGCAAGAGTTGCATAGAGATCTTTGGACTCATGTTCTAGATGTGGCATATGAGGCGGAACATGCCATTCATTCAATTCTTGCCCGAGATCATGGTCTATTACAGCTCATCTTCATACTTCCTAATACCGTAGAAAAGATCAAGCTTGTCAAAAAAGAGGTACAAGAGAAGATCCCCAAGAGCAGCGGTATTATTGTTGCAAACGCTCCCAACAAGCTGGTTGAAAGAAACTCATCGAGTACAGTTAGTAAAATAATTGTAGGTTTTGAAGAGGAGACAAAGTGGATAATCAGGAAGCTCACCAGCGGACCAGATGAGATAGATGTCATTTCCATAGTCGGCATGCCAGGGATTGGAAAAACTACTTTGGCTTTCAGAGTGTATAATGATGAGTCCATTGTTGATCATTTCGACATTTGTGCTTGGTGCACAGTCGACCAGGAACGTAATGAGAAAAAGTTGTTGcagaaaattttcaatcaagTTATTGGTTTGAAAGAAAGAGTCAGTGAGAATGACATAGATGATGACGTTGCTGATAAGCTACGGaaacaactatttggaaaacgGTACCTCATTGTCTTGGATGACATGTGGGATACTGCAACATTGGATGAGCTAACAAGACCTTTTCCTAAATTACTGAAAGGAAGCAGAGTGATTTTAACAAGTCGGAAAAAGGAAGTGGCTTTGCATGGAAAATGCCACAGTGATCCTCTTTATCTTCGATTGCTAAGATTAGAAGAAAGTTGGGAGTTATTAGAGAAAAGGGTATTCGGAAAAGAACGTTGCCCTGATGAACTAAAGGGTGTCGGAAAAATGATAGCCCGAAAGTGTGATGGGCTTCCTTTAGTACTTGATCTAATCGGTGGAGTCATTTCaaggaaggaaaagaaagaggCATTGTGGCTTGAAGTTCTGAATAATTTGAGTTCCTTTAAGGATGAAGAGGAAGTGGTGAAGGTTATACAattaagttatgaccatttgtcAGATCACGTAAAGCCGTGTTTGGTTTACCTTGCAAGTTATCCAAAGGATGAAGATATATGGATCTATGAGTTCAAAGATTTGTTGATTTTTCAAGGA
It encodes the following:
- the LOC125870971 gene encoding putative late blight resistance protein homolog R1A-3, whose product is MERGKENEGQTKWEDNESLVSSVVLREDIVNLLDFIERLNSWCVRISLDLYQIEELTLELTFVSAFCHLYYSFFLESCNDEMSCISNKIHDLVQSLFHPSRKDMLVNIKNYDLLENIKSYISSHSYAEPSRVTMTEDRLVELLDAILVYLQYILKCCSEFIFPSMTQCELLQNVFGNLRDFHRLKVNGCVEYETIEYVLPHLQLMALRVVNFCFTLLNCQLDKFNESDFSLVHSKLANLLVEVIPVELEVMHICCTNLKGSKSEEVERFIKQLVEASPDILGVSLIHLQEHMVNAGTPSASTCNIHVMIEFLLIILTDVLKDVIRHDKLFVLLARVIELTKEVFVLVRNIEENMNEVSDANLNLMENIELIKKDLKNDFLKASADSSQLCFPMSDGPLFMTLLLTNLNDLANSNASSVAFIKKEIKQLKEDLEIIRSFFGYVEQELHRDLWTHVLDVAYEAEHAIHSILARDHGLLQLIFILPNTVEKIKLVKKEVQEKIPKSSGIIVANAPNKLVERNSSSTVSKIIVGFEEETKWIIRKLTSGPDEIDVISIVGMPGIGKTTLAFRVYNDESIVDHFDICAWCTVDQERNEKKLLQKIFNQVIGLKERVSENDIDDDVADKLRKQLFGKRYLIVLDDMWDTATLDELTRPFPKLLKGSRVILTSRKKEVALHGKCHSDPLYLRLLRLEESWELLEKRVFGKERCPDELKGVGKMIARKCDGLPLVLDLIGGVISRKEKKEALWLEVLNNLSSFKDEEEVVKVIQLSYDHLSDHVKPCLVYLASYPKDEDIWIYEFKDLLIFQGLVEQIEMKSAEEVVNELISSSLVIPFDNSIFKIHDLVHDFCYIKSRKEKVFDFIGGSNAPFSSSNLIPRGIAFRHNEQHLFHLNENFVVFNPEKKNPYVKHLLSLKVYAGIKDHLSYNSHLKHLRLLKSLDLNGIILTDSWLNEIDMLIHLKYLIIQTKAKALPPSFSNLCNLEILVVNNVDGSCMVLSPCFWSLAKLRDVSMDICSFYNPYIKEPTVLDEDSTLENLRTLYKLYLPGLEDTEDIIFKRFPNLQKLEVYIGQLPDCSAEKICFPRLDVLNELEKLYLSASWGSFSEYTHSFPLSLKILWLQWLALTSDTLSRIARLPNLQELLLEDTIIEEGKEWNMEDVTFQNLKSLKLFSVEFSEWQVDAEKSFPVLEKLYIDTCDKLMEIPESFGDIASLKFIKVSFSHHLRESTINIKEYVEEMNGEDKLEVDFYD